From one Nocardioides scoriae genomic stretch:
- a CDS encoding MFS transporter yields the protein MTTATTPGTSPGTPATTSRRATVELLFIGLGALVVALSQSLLIPVLSTLPADLDTSAGNVTWLLTSTLLVAAVSVPIMGRLGDMFGKRLMLLVALGALLVGSLLAAVTDHVGLLVLGRAIQGMAAAAIPLGISLLATVMPRERVASSTALVSAMLGVGGALGLPLAGFVAEHASFHALFWITSGASLVAIVGILLVVPEAPERSGGRVDLVGAGLLAATLVALLLPLSQSATWGWDDPRVAVLLAASAVLLVLLGWSQTRIHDPLIDLTALRSRPIVLTNLASILFGFALFASFIGTASYVEAPEASGYGFGASLLTGGLVLLPSGIAMLLFSGVAAMLIKRRGAGSTLALGAAVVAAGWLMRIVVTDHLWQVVVGTTIVGIGTGIGYAAIPSLINAFTPAGEIAAANGLNTLFRSLGSSLASAFGGAILAADSVILGSFAVPSLSAYRELFALCAGAAVLTALIVTMIPKAVPAD from the coding sequence ATGACCACCGCCACCACTCCCGGCACGTCTCCGGGCACGCCCGCCACCACCTCGCGCCGCGCCACCGTCGAGCTGCTGTTCATCGGCCTCGGCGCGCTCGTCGTCGCCCTGTCGCAGTCGCTGCTGATCCCGGTGCTCTCGACCCTGCCCGCGGATCTCGACACCTCCGCGGGCAACGTGACCTGGCTGCTGACCTCGACGCTGCTCGTCGCCGCGGTGTCGGTGCCGATCATGGGTCGGCTCGGCGACATGTTCGGCAAGCGGCTGATGCTGCTCGTCGCGCTCGGCGCGCTGCTCGTCGGCTCCCTGCTCGCCGCGGTCACCGACCACGTCGGGCTGCTCGTCCTGGGCCGCGCCATCCAGGGCATGGCCGCCGCGGCCATCCCGCTGGGCATCAGCCTGCTGGCCACCGTGATGCCCCGGGAGCGGGTCGCCTCCTCGACCGCGCTGGTCAGCGCGATGCTCGGCGTCGGCGGTGCGCTGGGCCTGCCGCTGGCCGGCTTCGTGGCCGAGCACGCCAGCTTCCACGCGCTGTTCTGGATCACCTCGGGCGCCAGCCTGGTCGCGATCGTCGGCATCCTGCTGGTCGTGCCCGAGGCGCCCGAGCGCTCCGGCGGCCGGGTCGACCTGGTCGGGGCCGGACTGCTCGCCGCCACCCTGGTCGCGCTGCTGCTCCCCCTGAGCCAGAGCGCCACCTGGGGCTGGGACGACCCGCGGGTGGCCGTCCTGCTCGCCGCTTCGGCCGTGCTGCTGGTCCTGCTCGGCTGGAGCCAGACCCGGATCCACGACCCGCTGATCGACCTCACCGCGCTCCGAAGCCGCCCGATCGTGCTGACCAACCTGGCCTCGATCCTGTTCGGGTTCGCGCTGTTCGCGTCGTTCATCGGCACCGCGTCGTACGTCGAGGCGCCGGAGGCCAGCGGCTACGGCTTCGGCGCCAGCCTGCTCACCGGCGGCCTGGTGCTGCTGCCCAGCGGCATCGCGATGCTGCTCTTCTCGGGGGTCGCGGCGATGCTCATCAAGCGCCGGGGCGCCGGCTCCACGCTCGCGCTCGGCGCCGCGGTCGTGGCCGCCGGCTGGCTGATGCGGATCGTGGTGACCGACCACCTGTGGCAGGTCGTCGTGGGCACCACGATCGTCGGCATCGGCACCGGCATCGGGTACGCCGCGATCCCCTCGCTCATCAACGCCTTCACCCCGGCCGGCGAGATCGCGGCGGCCAACGGGCTCAACACGCTGTTCCGCAGCCTCGGCAGCTCCCTCGCCTCGGCGTTCGGCGGCGCCATCCTGGCCGCCGACTCGGTGATCCTCGGGTCGTTCGCCGTGCCGTCGCTGAGCGCCTACCGCGAGCTGTTCGCCCTGTGCGCCGGCGCGGCCGTGCTCACCGCGCTGATCGTCACGATGATCCCCAAGGCGGTCCCGGCCGACTGA
- a CDS encoding epoxide hydrolase family protein, with protein MSDPSAELVPFTAAVPQAEIDDLRARIRATRWPGPAPGEADDPWARGVPVDYLRELAAYWADGFDWRTHEARLNAHPQLTTTVDGQRLHLLHVRSPEPDALPLVVTHGWPGSVLEFLDVLGPLTDPVAHGGDARDAFHVVAPSIPGYGFSGPVTEPGWDPARVGRAFATLMHRLGYERYAAQGGDWGSTISREIGIADPEHVVGVHLNMLLQRTPRDPAEVRDDEERARVEEVARYVRDGSGYRSVQATRPQTLAYALTDSPVGQLAWIVEKFREWTDNAGLPEDAVDRDLLLADVSLYWFTRTAGSSAQLYLEAAAARRGVRPSTVPTGVAVFPRDIARPIRRLAEETDRIVRWTEMERGGHFAAMEEPDLLVEDVRAMFRELR; from the coding sequence ATGAGCGACCCGAGTGCCGAGCTGGTCCCCTTCACCGCGGCCGTGCCGCAGGCCGAGATCGACGACCTGCGGGCCCGGATCCGGGCCACCCGGTGGCCGGGGCCGGCCCCCGGCGAGGCCGACGACCCGTGGGCGCGGGGGGTGCCGGTCGACTACCTGCGCGAGCTCGCGGCGTACTGGGCCGACGGGTTCGACTGGCGCACCCACGAGGCCCGGCTCAACGCCCACCCGCAGCTGACCACGACGGTCGACGGGCAGCGCCTCCACCTGCTGCACGTCCGGTCGCCGGAGCCCGACGCGCTGCCGCTGGTGGTGACGCACGGCTGGCCGGGCTCGGTGCTGGAGTTCCTCGACGTCCTCGGGCCGCTGACCGACCCGGTCGCGCACGGCGGGGACGCGCGCGACGCGTTCCACGTGGTCGCCCCGAGCATCCCCGGCTACGGCTTCTCCGGCCCGGTCACCGAGCCGGGCTGGGACCCCGCGCGGGTCGGGCGGGCGTTCGCGACCCTGATGCACCGCCTCGGCTACGAGAGGTACGCCGCCCAGGGCGGCGACTGGGGCTCCACCATCAGCCGCGAGATCGGGATCGCCGACCCCGAGCACGTCGTCGGCGTGCACCTCAACATGCTGCTGCAACGGACCCCGCGCGACCCGGCCGAGGTGCGCGACGACGAGGAGCGGGCCCGCGTCGAGGAGGTGGCGCGCTACGTCCGCGACGGGTCGGGCTACCGCTCCGTCCAGGCGACGCGGCCGCAGACGCTGGCCTACGCGCTCACCGACTCGCCGGTCGGGCAGCTGGCCTGGATCGTGGAGAAGTTCCGCGAGTGGACCGACAACGCGGGCCTGCCCGAGGACGCCGTCGATCGCGACCTGCTGCTGGCCGACGTGTCGCTCTACTGGTTCACCCGGACGGCCGGCTCCTCGGCCCAGCTCTACCTCGAGGCGGCGGCCGCGCGCCGCGGCGTACGCCCCTCGACGGTGCCGACCGGCGTCGCGGTCTTCCCCCGCGACATCGCCCGGCCGATCCGTCGCCTGGCCGAGGAGACGGACCGGATCGTGCGCTGGACCGAGATGGAGCGGGGCGGCCACTTCGCCGCGATGGAGGAGCCCGACCTGCTGGTCGAGGACGTCCGCGCGATGTTCCGCGAGCTGCGGTGA
- a CDS encoding SRPBCC family protein, whose amino-acid sequence MSDLTAWAASSLSGSRVVAADPTTVGALVSDVTRTGEWSPVCAAAWWEDDVAPGPRAGAWFGGRNQVPGRTWETRSLVLDAEPGRTFRWQVEGRYATWGYALRPVETSGAVHTELTETYELGGATVARFEELYADRAAEVLDARCREAREGIPATLAALARILEG is encoded by the coding sequence GTGAGCGACCTGACGGCGTGGGCCGCGTCCTCGCTGTCGGGGTCCCGCGTGGTCGCCGCCGACCCCACCACCGTCGGGGCGCTGGTCTCCGACGTCACCCGCACCGGCGAGTGGAGCCCCGTGTGCGCCGCGGCGTGGTGGGAGGACGACGTCGCGCCCGGGCCACGGGCCGGGGCGTGGTTCGGCGGTCGCAACCAGGTCCCCGGCCGGACCTGGGAGACCCGCTCGCTGGTGCTCGACGCCGAGCCGGGCCGGACGTTCCGCTGGCAGGTCGAGGGCCGCTACGCCACCTGGGGCTACGCGCTGCGCCCGGTCGAGACCTCCGGCGCGGTCCACACCGAGCTGACCGAGACCTACGAGCTCGGCGGGGCGACCGTGGCCCGCTTCGAGGAGCTGTACGCCGACCGCGCCGCCGAGGTCCTCGATGCCCGCTGCCGCGAGGCGCGCGAGGGCATCCCGGCGACCCTGGCCGCGCTGGCCCGGATCCTCGAGGGCTGA
- a CDS encoding GAF domain-containing protein has product MTAARPTLDRATTPAPTRTPTRTPRPTSGGTDRPPRRTRPLLDQVRDLVGDCLGLTVTGTVGGVAVTLVATDEQAALLDALQHLEGGPCRRVDRGEVVSAGSRDLVSRRWRHLAEEVSQLGVRSALALPLRDGCRVVGAVTVYAASESTPDHDALLALVQPWVETARDQAAGTLDERRSRAAAPRSLRADGLVHRAAGVLAVRVAVDPAAARERLEDAALHAGLRPERLAQVLLALHP; this is encoded by the coding sequence ATGACTGCTGCACGCCCCACGCTCGACCGCGCCACCACCCCTGCTCCCACCCGCACTCCCACCCGCACACCCCGCCCCACGTCCGGCGGCACCGATCGCCCGCCCCGTCGCACCCGGCCGCTGCTCGACCAGGTCCGCGACCTCGTCGGCGACTGCCTCGGCCTCACCGTGACCGGCACGGTCGGGGGCGTCGCGGTGACGCTGGTGGCCACCGACGAGCAGGCCGCGCTCCTCGACGCGCTGCAGCACCTCGAGGGCGGTCCCTGCCGCCGGGTGGACCGCGGCGAGGTGGTGTCCGCCGGGTCGCGCGACCTCGTGTCGCGTCGCTGGCGCCACCTGGCCGAGGAGGTCTCCCAGCTCGGCGTCCGGTCGGCGCTGGCGCTGCCGCTGCGCGACGGGTGCCGCGTCGTCGGCGCCGTCACGGTGTACGCCGCCAGCGAGTCCACCCCCGACCACGACGCCCTGCTCGCGCTGGTGCAGCCGTGGGTCGAGACGGCCCGCGACCAGGCGGCGGGCACCCTCGACGAGCGGCGCTCCCGCGCCGCGGCGCCGCGCAGCCTGCGCGCCGACGGCCTGGTGCACCGCGCGGCCGGGGTGCTGGCCGTCCGTGTGGCCGTCGACCCGGCAGCCGCCCGCGAGCGCCTGGAGGACGCCGCGCTCCACGCCGGGCTGCGACCCGAGCGGCTCGCCCAGGTCCTGCTCGCGCTGCACCCGTGA
- a CDS encoding HAD-IA family hydrolase, with translation MNTEPARPGPLELDVAALLFDNDGVLVDSVDAGNRAWRQWAQEHDLDEERVLEMIHGRRAQDTVMTLLPADQVAVATDRINELELGTASLTTALPGAAELLGSLAGVRWAVATSATRPLALARLRAAGLPLPDVLVSAEEVEAGKPAPDPYLTAADRLGADAGDCVVFEDSGAGVDAGVAAGAHVVAIGLADGVARGAVTVVGDLGAVGAQPRGERVRLVVG, from the coding sequence GTGAACACCGAACCCGCCCGCCCCGGCCCGCTCGAGCTCGACGTCGCCGCCCTGCTCTTCGACAACGACGGGGTGCTGGTCGACTCCGTCGACGCCGGCAACCGGGCCTGGCGGCAGTGGGCCCAGGAGCACGACCTCGACGAGGAGCGGGTGCTGGAGATGATCCACGGGCGGCGTGCCCAGGACACGGTGATGACCCTGCTCCCCGCCGACCAGGTGGCCGTGGCCACCGACCGGATCAACGAGCTCGAGCTCGGCACCGCCTCCCTCACGACCGCGCTGCCGGGCGCCGCCGAGCTGCTCGGGTCGCTGGCGGGCGTGCGGTGGGCGGTCGCGACCTCGGCCACCCGACCGCTGGCCCTGGCCCGGCTCCGGGCCGCTGGGCTGCCGCTGCCGGACGTGCTGGTGAGCGCCGAGGAGGTCGAGGCCGGCAAGCCCGCGCCCGACCCCTACCTGACCGCCGCCGACCGCCTGGGCGCCGACGCGGGCGACTGCGTGGTGTTCGAGGACAGCGGGGCCGGGGTCGACGCCGGGGTCGCCGCCGGCGCCCACGTGGTGGCCATCGGCCTGGCCGACGGCGTCGCTCGCGGGGCCGTCACCGTGGTCGGCGACCTCGGTGCGGTCGGGGCGCAGCCGAGGGGGGAGCGCGTGCGGCTCGTCGTCGGCTAG
- a CDS encoding CDP-glycerol glycerophosphotransferase family protein, with amino-acid sequence MKIVWSSFDGRYSDSPRALYEALRSRRDDLEHTWLAKAEHRSTFPDHATTVDAAGAEAVAALEAADLVVANTHVRLPWTKRAGATYVQTWHGTPLKTVHRDVLWAPDGLLDELDEDVAKWDLLLSPNPHSTRYLSQAFRWTGALLESGYPRNDVLSPPAHDERRAEVRARLGIEDDRTVVLYAPTWRDEEGYDPSRPVPVRLDVEAFGAALGEDHTLLVRAHNMVTGRWEVTGADWLQDVSIEPSDVADLYTAADVLITDYSSVMFDFAVTGRPILFLVADLEQYASVTRGFYLDLWPQAPGPQLRDTDEVVAALRDLPAVEKEFSERYAAFAATYTSLEDGHATERVLDHLGL; translated from the coding sequence GTGAAGATCGTGTGGAGCAGCTTCGACGGCCGGTACAGCGACAGCCCGCGGGCGCTCTACGAGGCGCTGCGGTCGCGGCGCGACGACCTCGAGCACACCTGGCTGGCCAAGGCCGAGCACCGCTCCACCTTCCCCGACCACGCGACCACGGTCGACGCCGCCGGCGCCGAGGCCGTCGCCGCGCTCGAGGCGGCCGACCTGGTCGTGGCCAACACCCACGTCCGGCTGCCGTGGACCAAGCGGGCGGGCGCGACGTACGTCCAGACCTGGCACGGCACGCCGCTCAAGACCGTGCACCGCGACGTGCTCTGGGCGCCCGACGGCCTCCTCGACGAGCTCGACGAGGACGTCGCGAAGTGGGACCTGCTGCTCTCGCCGAACCCCCACTCGACCCGCTACCTGTCCCAGGCCTTCCGCTGGACCGGTGCGCTGCTGGAGAGCGGCTACCCCCGCAACGACGTGCTCAGCCCGCCCGCCCACGACGAGCGCCGGGCCGAGGTGCGCGCCCGTCTGGGCATCGAGGACGACCGCACGGTCGTGCTCTACGCCCCGACGTGGCGCGACGAGGAGGGCTACGACCCGAGCCGCCCGGTGCCGGTCCGGCTCGACGTCGAGGCCTTCGGAGCCGCGCTCGGGGAGGACCACACGCTGCTGGTCCGCGCCCACAACATGGTCACCGGGCGCTGGGAGGTCACCGGCGCCGACTGGCTCCAGGACGTCTCGATCGAGCCCTCCGACGTGGCCGACCTCTACACCGCGGCCGACGTGCTGATCACCGACTACTCCTCGGTGATGTTCGACTTCGCCGTCACCGGGCGACCGATCCTCTTCCTGGTCGCCGACCTGGAGCAGTACGCCTCGGTCACGCGCGGCTTCTACCTCGACCTGTGGCCGCAGGCACCCGGGCCGCAGCTGCGCGACACCGACGAGGTGGTCGCGGCGCTGCGCGACCTGCCGGCGGTGGAGAAGGAGTTCTCCGAGCGGTACGCCGCGTTCGCCGCGACGTACACCTCGCTCGAGGACGGCCACGCGACCGAGCGGGTGCTCGACCACCTCGGGCTCTAG
- a CDS encoding MFS transporter has translation MTAAPLRPTAPGPLGPAVLAARNGVAVTFLLNGLLFSSWISRIPEARSDLGLDNGQLGLLLLAIALGSLVAMPLTGVAISRLGTVGVIRVAGFSGLVGLGTVSGALAAGSPWLAALGLFLYGVGTGTWDVSMNVEGAAVERHLGRTVMPRFHAAFSGGTVLGSALGAGVVALGVPAVVHLPVVTLVAAFGLVAATRSFLPDEPVDEEAPRSSAWTAWREPRTLLIGVMVLALALTEGTANDWLALALVDGYDVPHWVGVAGFAVFVTAMTAGRLVGPVLLDRLGRVPTLWATMVGAGGGVLLIVLGQQPALVVLGVVLWGLGASLGFPVGMSAAADDPARAAVRVSVVSTIGYAAFLAGPPLLGFVADHVGTLDALLVVAMVLVPSALVVPYAREQRPRPAGGGSDPA, from the coding sequence GTGACCGCTGCTCCCCTCCGCCCGACCGCACCCGGCCCCCTCGGACCGGCGGTGCTGGCCGCCCGCAACGGGGTCGCCGTCACGTTCCTGCTCAACGGGCTGCTCTTCTCCAGCTGGATCTCGCGGATCCCCGAGGCCCGCAGCGACCTCGGGCTCGACAACGGCCAGCTGGGCCTGCTGCTGCTCGCCATCGCGCTCGGCTCGCTGGTCGCGATGCCGCTGACCGGCGTCGCGATCAGCCGGCTCGGCACGGTCGGGGTGATCCGGGTCGCGGGGTTCTCCGGCCTGGTCGGGCTCGGCACGGTCTCGGGCGCACTGGCGGCGGGGTCGCCGTGGCTCGCGGCGCTCGGGCTGTTCCTGTACGGCGTCGGCACCGGCACCTGGGACGTCTCGATGAACGTCGAGGGAGCCGCCGTCGAGCGCCATCTCGGCCGCACCGTGATGCCCCGCTTCCACGCGGCGTTCAGCGGTGGCACCGTGCTCGGCTCGGCCCTCGGCGCCGGGGTGGTCGCGCTCGGGGTGCCCGCCGTCGTGCACCTGCCCGTCGTCACCCTGGTGGCGGCCTTCGGGCTGGTCGCCGCGACCCGCTCCTTCCTGCCCGACGAGCCGGTCGACGAGGAGGCGCCCCGCAGCTCGGCGTGGACCGCCTGGCGCGAGCCGCGCACCCTGCTCATCGGGGTGATGGTGCTGGCCCTGGCGCTGACCGAGGGCACGGCCAACGACTGGCTGGCGCTCGCGCTGGTCGACGGGTACGACGTGCCGCACTGGGTCGGTGTCGCCGGGTTCGCGGTGTTCGTGACCGCGATGACCGCGGGTCGCCTGGTCGGCCCGGTCCTGCTCGACCGCCTCGGCCGGGTGCCGACGCTGTGGGCCACGATGGTCGGCGCGGGCGGCGGCGTGCTGCTGATCGTGCTCGGCCAGCAGCCCGCGCTGGTGGTGCTGGGCGTCGTGCTGTGGGGCCTGGGCGCCTCGCTCGGCTTCCCGGTCGGCATGAGCGCCGCGGCCGACGACCCCGCCCGGGCGGCGGTGCGGGTCAGCGTGGTCTCGACGATCGGGTACGCCGCGTTCCTCGCCGGCCCGCCGCTGCTCGGCTTCGTCGCCGACCACGTCGGCACCCTCGACGCCCTGCTGGTCGTCGCGATGGTGCTGGTGCCCTCGGCCCTGGTGGTGCCCTACGCCCGCGAGCAGCGCCCCCGACCCGCGGGCGGCGGGTCCGACCCGGCCTAG
- a CDS encoding ferredoxin reductase family protein, producing the protein MTTLAPLLRTPLRPPARPGRRARVDAAVRTGALAALWLALLLVTYWWVADRGVQDLVAGWGSGLTSFGRLSGLVASVLLLAQVALMARVPALERAFGQDRLARLHRVVGFTSFDLVLLHVVTTTWGYAAGDLLASPATLWELTVDEPGMLLAVAGSLCLVMVVVTSIRAARRRLRYESWHLLHLYAYLGVGLALPHQLWTGAQLTGSTARTVFWWGAWIAVAVAVLVWRVGRPLALNLRHRLRVSHVVDEGDGLWSVHVTGRRLDRLGAEAGQFFSWRFLGREGWTRANPYSLSAAPDGHSLRITVQGVGDGSHASRVLRPGSRALVEGPYGRLGERARTRPRVALIGAGVGITPLRALAEGLAYAPGDATYVERCTTAPLFVAEVDALVRHRGLHVLRLPGHRRHPDSWLGDGMADPVDDLGHLLHWIPDVAERDVYVCGPAPWAELVRRTLDAAGVHPDHVHLETFAW; encoded by the coding sequence GTGACCACGCTCGCCCCGCTGCTGCGCACCCCGCTGCGGCCCCCCGCCCGACCCGGGCGTCGCGCCCGGGTGGACGCGGCCGTGCGCACCGGCGCGCTGGCGGCGCTGTGGCTCGCGCTGCTGCTGGTGACGTACTGGTGGGTGGCCGACCGCGGCGTCCAGGACCTCGTCGCCGGCTGGGGATCGGGCCTGACGTCCTTCGGCCGGCTCAGCGGGCTGGTCGCCTCGGTCCTGCTGCTCGCCCAGGTGGCCCTGATGGCGCGGGTGCCGGCGCTGGAGCGGGCCTTCGGACAGGACCGGCTGGCGCGGCTGCACCGCGTCGTCGGCTTCACGTCGTTCGACCTGGTGCTGCTGCACGTCGTCACCACCACCTGGGGGTACGCCGCCGGCGACCTGCTCGCCTCCCCCGCCACCCTGTGGGAGCTGACCGTCGACGAGCCCGGCATGCTGCTGGCAGTCGCCGGGTCGCTGTGCCTGGTGATGGTCGTGGTGACGAGCATCAGGGCGGCCCGCCGGCGGCTGCGCTACGAGTCGTGGCACCTGCTGCACCTCTACGCCTACCTCGGCGTCGGCCTGGCGCTCCCGCACCAGCTGTGGACCGGCGCGCAGCTCACCGGGTCGACGGCCCGCACGGTCTTCTGGTGGGGCGCCTGGATCGCCGTCGCCGTCGCCGTCCTGGTGTGGCGGGTCGGGCGGCCGCTGGCGCTCAACCTGCGCCACCGGCTGCGCGTGAGCCACGTCGTCGACGAGGGCGACGGCCTCTGGTCGGTGCACGTCACCGGCCGCCGCCTCGACCGCCTCGGCGCCGAGGCTGGCCAGTTCTTCAGCTGGCGCTTCCTGGGCCGCGAGGGCTGGACCCGCGCCAACCCGTACTCCCTGTCCGCCGCTCCCGACGGCCACTCGCTGCGCATCACCGTGCAGGGCGTCGGCGACGGCAGCCACGCCTCGCGGGTGCTGCGGCCCGGCTCGCGTGCCCTGGTCGAGGGGCCCTACGGCCGGCTCGGGGAGCGCGCCCGCACCCGCCCCCGCGTCGCCCTCATCGGTGCCGGGGTCGGCATCACGCCGCTGCGCGCGCTGGCCGAGGGCCTGGCCTACGCCCCCGGCGACGCGACGTACGTCGAGCGCTGCACCACAGCGCCGCTGTTCGTCGCCGAGGTCGACGCCCTGGTCCGGCACCGCGGCCTGCACGTGCTGCGGCTGCCCGGCCACCGCCGCCACCCCGACTCCTGGCTCGGCGACGGCATGGCCGACCCGGTCGACGACCTCGGCCACCTCCTGCACTGGATCCCCGACGTCGCCGAGCGCGACGTCTACGTCTGCGGCCCGGCGCCGTGGGCCGAGCTCGTGCGCCGCACCCTCGACGCCGCCGGCGTCCACCCCGACCACGTCCACCTCGAGACCTTTGCCTGGTGA